The genomic DNA GCTGCCGGCTGATGATCACTGCAGGGCAGAGGGGCCTGTGAGCACGGGAACTTGCCACAGCCTTCAATCCTCCCCACACCCAGGCCAGCCACCTGGTCCTCAGCTCACCCAGCCTGAGCCCCCCTCCACCCCGCAGACCGGGACCACGGCAGCCCCTGGCATTGCACCATGCATGGCCAGGTGTCCCCTTGCTGTGGTTGTTTGCTGGGCACTGCAGAGCCCACCCATCATGCAAACCCCTTAACTGCGCATGCAAACCCAGGCCCTGGGCGCACCTGACCTAGCCCTGAATCCCCCACCTCCTGCACCCAGAGACACCCCATGCCATGTCCATCTCCCCCAGCCCATGGTCAACCCCACCCCCCTGCACACCTTCAGTGTGGGAGTAGCCCTCAGCTGTGACCTTCCACTGCACCAAGACACCCAGTGTGGTGAGCAGTGGCCAGATGCCCAGGATGACCCAGCTGTACCAGCACACAGGGCGAGCGGGGGCCACCTTGATGCGCTCATAGATGTACTGCACCAGCAGGAAGAGCTCGATGAAGTAATCGACAGTGACGGTCATGATGGCGCTGCCGAAGACAGCAGTGGAGAGCGTAGTGAAAAATCGCTGCCACTGCAGGGTGAGCACGGCAAAGAGCATCCCCACGCCCAGGAGGAGCGCGATAGGGATCCACACTGTCGGTGGGTGGTAAAACTGCTCCATTACCACCAGCGTGGCCACCGCCAGCaacagccccaggagcagccccaCCATGAAGAGGCCGACGCTGCGCACCAGCATGGTGACCAGCCCGCACAGGACCCCGATGCCCAGCCCAATGCCCACTGAGGCCTCCACACTCAGCTGCGTGTCCAGCACCCGCTCCTTGTAGCACAGCATGAAGATGATGATGGAGCCGAACATCAGCCCTGTCAGGAACATGACGGCCTTGAAGCAGCGGTAGCCTACAGAGAGATGGCCACAGTTGgtgcccaggaaggaagctgtgcccGATGGGGGCACAGCCAGCCCCACACCGCAGAATCTCTGCTTGAGTGAGAGGGCGAATGCCACACTTTCCACCCCTCGCAG from Apteryx mantelli isolate bAptMan1 chromosome 6, bAptMan1.hap1, whole genome shotgun sequence includes the following:
- the TMEM198 gene encoding transmembrane protein 198; protein product: MPFPGVPRAMTATVQTLRFKLLPHDTGQEWAHSCQQEIERHYQVVPSVVCAMCCLFGIIYCFFGYRCFKAVMFLTGLMFGSIIIFMLCYKERVLDTQLSVEASVGIGLGIGVLCGLVTMLVRSVGLFMVGLLLGLLLAVATLVVMEQFYHPPTVWIPIALLLGVGMLFAVLTLQWQRFFTTLSTAVFGSAIMTVTVDYFIELFLLVQYIYERIKVAPARPVCWYSWVILGIWPLLTTLGVLVQWKVTAEGYSHTEVIISRQQRRVQLMRIKQREDRKEKKKKRRPHHPPPHQHKAHLPEPAYRRKPNPVRRFDGDVLSPSYIQSFRERQTGPSLNSLIASSHAVVDLDYDCSSTVPLTTGSGPAVRV